From the Pectobacterium carotovorum genome, one window contains:
- a CDS encoding AAA family ATPase, which produces MKKLILINGIPASGKSTVARIIADELHLPRLSLDEIKEPFMVQLCDTIDRTLNRKLGYAAYQAMFNIVRQAPKDSTMILDAWFGFREKSLLQEYITACDIHHTLEIWNAISSERVAERYQARVHKRIKGHPGDEYLPELMALAHQAHPMNIGKCYTVDQDKDINYQELIQWIKSHLD; this is translated from the coding sequence ATGAAAAAACTTATTTTGATAAATGGTATACCGGCATCGGGGAAAAGTACGGTAGCTCGAATCATTGCGGATGAATTGCATCTCCCACGGTTAAGTCTCGATGAGATAAAAGAGCCTTTCATGGTGCAACTTTGCGACACCATTGATAGAACGTTAAACAGAAAGCTAGGGTACGCAGCTTATCAAGCCATGTTTAATATCGTTCGGCAGGCCCCAAAAGACAGCACGATGATTCTTGATGCGTGGTTTGGATTCCGAGAAAAATCACTATTGCAAGAATATATCACGGCGTGTGACATCCACCACACGCTTGAAATATGGAATGCTATTTCATCCGAACGAGTAGCAGAACGTTATCAAGCCAGAGTGCATAAAAGAATAAAAGGTCATCCCGGTGATGAGTACCTTCCGGAGTTAATGGCACTCGCACATCAGGCTCACCCGATGAATATTGGTAAGTGTTACACGGTTGATCAGGATAAGGACATTAATTATCAGGAACTCATTCAATG
- a CDS encoding PTS sugar transporter subunit IIA, whose product MSIKNFLLQHNCIQLGVVCKTWEDAIYCAAQPLIDAKFITAEYPIAVIKNTKEYGPYYVFDEGIAIPHARPECGVQENCFSLLTLHTPLSIQGSEPVDILIMFGGISSDAHITEGIASIVNLLEKDDMISRIRTAITSDDIAGAL is encoded by the coding sequence ATGAGCATAAAAAACTTCCTGTTACAACATAACTGTATTCAACTTGGCGTGGTATGTAAAACGTGGGAAGACGCGATCTATTGTGCCGCACAACCATTAATTGACGCAAAATTTATCACGGCGGAGTATCCCATTGCGGTGATAAAAAACACTAAGGAATATGGCCCTTATTATGTTTTTGATGAAGGCATCGCGATTCCACATGCTCGCCCTGAATGCGGGGTGCAGGAGAATTGTTTTAGTTTACTGACGTTACACACGCCCCTCTCTATTCAGGGAAGCGAACCGGTAGATATTTTAATTATGTTCGGTGGCATTAGTAGCGACGCGCATATTACGGAAGGTATTGCCTCCATCGTCAATTTACTGGAAAAAGACGACATGATCTCTCGTATTCGAACCGCCATCACATCCGATGACATTGCTGGAGCATTATGA
- a CDS encoding PTS sugar transporter subunit IIC — protein sequence MNTVINFIVKDLLGQASILIALIAMIGLILQKKSVGKIAEGTFKTLLGFLIMMAGINIIVDTLTYLNRIFTQGFGMTGYITDVAAIAGLANRELGSEVALTLMVIFAVNILIARITPFKYIFLTGQALLWMATIGTVIGYKSGLTGATLILTGGIFGGIMAVLMPALAQPIVRKITNSDDVALGHFCTIGYLVQAAVARVVGKNSKSTEDLTLPDNFKFLQDTYLSMAVVMVPMYLIPAVAAGPAYIAQYANGVNYLMYSFMQSMQFVAGVFVLYSGVRLLLNELVPAFRGIAMRLVPNAKPALDCPVLFPYAPNAVIVGFLATTVGSVLGMLIFPMFGLAMILPGLLTNFFAGGTAGIFGNALGGRRGAVIGGVVHGLFITLLPAILVPLLEVFGFTGVTFSDSDVISTGLILGHAFQQDWLFVAAFVAFVAFIAFIANRKLSQ from the coding sequence ATGAACACCGTTATCAATTTCATTGTGAAAGATTTATTAGGCCAGGCATCCATATTAATCGCACTGATCGCCATGATTGGTTTGATTCTACAGAAAAAGTCAGTCGGGAAAATTGCGGAAGGAACGTTCAAAACCCTGCTGGGTTTCCTCATCATGATGGCGGGGATTAACATCATCGTCGACACCCTAACGTATTTGAACAGAATCTTTACTCAGGGTTTTGGCATGACCGGCTACATCACCGATGTTGCCGCTATTGCCGGACTGGCCAACCGCGAACTCGGGTCAGAAGTGGCATTGACGCTCATGGTGATCTTTGCGGTCAACATCCTTATTGCACGCATTACCCCCTTTAAATATATCTTCCTGACAGGACAAGCCCTGCTGTGGATGGCAACAATCGGTACGGTTATCGGCTATAAATCGGGCTTGACCGGCGCGACACTGATCCTAACCGGAGGCATATTTGGCGGCATTATGGCTGTGCTAATGCCCGCGCTAGCGCAACCGATTGTACGCAAAATCACGAATTCTGATGATGTTGCGCTCGGGCATTTTTGTACCATCGGGTATTTGGTGCAGGCGGCCGTCGCCCGCGTAGTCGGCAAAAACTCCAAATCCACAGAAGATTTAACGCTGCCCGATAACTTCAAGTTCTTGCAGGATACCTACCTGTCGATGGCCGTCGTCATGGTGCCGATGTACCTCATCCCCGCCGTGGCGGCTGGGCCAGCCTACATCGCGCAGTACGCCAACGGCGTTAACTATCTGATGTATTCCTTCATGCAGTCCATGCAGTTTGTCGCAGGGGTGTTTGTTCTCTACAGCGGTGTACGCCTGCTGCTTAATGAATTAGTTCCTGCATTCCGGGGCATCGCGATGCGTCTGGTACCAAACGCCAAACCCGCGCTGGATTGCCCGGTGCTCTTCCCTTATGCGCCCAACGCCGTGATTGTCGGCTTTCTAGCCACCACCGTCGGTTCTGTTCTGGGGATGCTGATCTTCCCCATGTTTGGGTTGGCGATGATTCTGCCGGGTTTATTGACCAACTTCTTTGCCGGCGGGACAGCCGGTATTTTCGGCAACGCGCTGGGAGGGCGTCGTGGCGCTGTCATCGGTGGCGTCGTTCATGGTCTTTTCATTACCTTATTGCCTGCCATTCTGGTGCCACTACTGGAAGTATTCGGGTTTACCGGCGTGACCTTCAGTGATTCTGATGTCATCAGTACAGGTCTGATATTAGGACACGCATTCCAACAAGATTGGTTATTTGTCGCCGCGTTTGTCGCATTCGTTGCATTCATTGCCTTTATTGCAAATCGAAAATTATCGCAATAG
- a CDS encoding PTS sugar transporter subunit IIB, translated as MLKVLCVCGCGLGSSFAIEMSAKSVLKKLGIEAEINHTTISEASAFRYDVILTQKIFADILTSDANEDEKKRIIILNKLTDKDEIEEKILAYIQAHK; from the coding sequence ATGTTGAAAGTTCTTTGCGTATGCGGCTGTGGATTAGGCTCCAGTTTCGCTATCGAAATGAGTGCAAAATCCGTACTAAAAAAACTGGGCATTGAGGCAGAAATAAATCACACCACGATTTCAGAAGCCTCTGCCTTCCGTTATGACGTCATTTTAACGCAGAAAATATTTGCTGATATTCTGACTAGCGATGCCAATGAGGATGAGAAAAAAAGAATCATCATTCTTAATAAATTGACCGACAAAGATGAAATAGAAGAAAAAATTTTAGCCTATATCCAGGCTCATAAATAA
- a CDS encoding 6-phosphofructokinase — protein MKIGLVISGGDVSGINNFIFQVNRMTDADIVIFAGGINGLIDNCCKAITRRDLVDYSISSMPLMTSGRRAEKCRKADYEKIVKNIQKQKLDALIMAGGDGSFQFLKKLSHYGIHCYGVGMTIDNDISGNSYTIGFSTACEQVMSEVEKLRNTGRGLQGRVFMIELLGGYCGELTLQAALKSNADIALIPESPWDMDALSQCIREKIAEQNSVIILCSEGYTQEYTPGFQGAIDTIIKKLEHKIGIRIRKTILGYGLRNGAPTGEEIIQGTLLAEEVVRCINTGLTNKIIIINNNNKAIPIDLEESERRLVDVESHFYKLAKAHHLI, from the coding sequence ATGAAAATTGGATTAGTCATTAGTGGCGGCGACGTTAGCGGAATAAATAACTTCATCTTTCAGGTGAACAGAATGACAGATGCTGACATCGTTATTTTCGCTGGTGGAATCAATGGCCTTATCGACAATTGCTGCAAAGCGATTACTCGTCGCGATCTGGTTGATTATTCCATCTCATCAATGCCGTTGATGACGTCAGGGAGAAGAGCCGAAAAATGCAGAAAAGCTGATTATGAGAAAATCGTCAAGAATATACAAAAACAAAAACTCGATGCGCTCATCATGGCTGGGGGAGATGGATCATTCCAATTTCTCAAAAAACTCAGCCACTATGGTATTCATTGCTACGGCGTAGGCATGACGATTGATAATGATATTTCAGGAAACAGCTACACGATTGGTTTTTCTACCGCCTGTGAACAGGTAATGAGTGAGGTAGAAAAGTTACGCAATACGGGCCGGGGATTACAAGGCCGAGTATTCATGATTGAACTGCTTGGTGGTTATTGCGGAGAATTAACATTACAGGCGGCGTTGAAGAGCAATGCTGACATTGCGCTTATTCCAGAATCCCCCTGGGACATGGATGCGTTATCACAATGTATTCGGGAGAAAATTGCAGAACAGAACAGCGTGATTATTTTATGCTCTGAAGGCTATACCCAGGAATATACACCCGGCTTTCAGGGCGCGATCGACACTATTATCAAGAAGCTAGAGCACAAAATTGGAATCCGTATCCGAAAAACAATTTTGGGGTATGGTTTACGAAATGGCGCGCCCACCGGGGAAGAAATTATTCAGGGCACCCTTTTAGCAGAAGAGGTCGTTCGGTGTATCAACACTGGGCTGACAAATAAAATCATCATTATTAATAACAACAACAAAGCTATTCCCATCGACTTAGAGGAATCGGAACGCCGATTAGTTGATGTAGAAAGTCATTTTTATAAGCTCGCGAAAGCTCATCATCTTATATGA
- a CDS encoding D-amino acid dehydrogenase has product MRVVILGSGVVGVSTAWYLAQAGHDVTVIDRQPEPALETSAGNAGQISPGYAAPWAAPGIPLKAIKWMFQRHAPLAIRPDFTAAQLCWMWQMLLNCDARHYKTNKARMVRLAEYSRDCLQALRRETGIEYEGRQGGTLQLFRTEQQYDNATRDIAVLEEAGVPYQLLTRHELASVEPALANVAEKLTGGLRLPHDETGDCQLFTRQLAAMAADAGVAFKLGRNIRQLRVEGQNVTGVQCDDEMIVADAYVMACGSYSTGLLRQWFDIPVYPLKGYSLTIPLADDASAPVSTVLDETYKVAITRFDRRIRVGGMAEVVGFNTDLNPKRRETLEMVVRDLYPHCGPIEQATFWTGLRPMTPDGTPLVGRSPLKNLYLNTGHGTLGWTMACGSGKLLADILSNKSPEIESDDLSVERYAR; this is encoded by the coding sequence ATGCGGGTTGTGATTCTGGGAAGTGGCGTAGTTGGCGTGAGTACCGCCTGGTATCTTGCGCAGGCAGGGCATGATGTCACCGTTATCGACAGGCAACCGGAGCCCGCGTTAGAAACCAGCGCCGGGAATGCCGGACAGATTTCCCCCGGCTATGCCGCGCCCTGGGCCGCGCCGGGAATACCGCTGAAAGCGATAAAGTGGATGTTTCAGCGCCATGCGCCTCTGGCCATCCGGCCAGATTTCACGGCCGCACAGCTGTGCTGGATGTGGCAAATGTTGCTCAACTGCGATGCGCGTCACTATAAAACCAACAAAGCGCGGATGGTCCGTCTGGCGGAATACAGCCGCGACTGTTTGCAAGCGCTGCGGCGAGAGACCGGTATCGAGTACGAAGGTCGGCAAGGCGGGACGCTGCAACTGTTCCGCACCGAACAGCAATATGACAATGCAACACGGGATATCGCCGTGCTGGAAGAGGCTGGCGTACCGTATCAACTGCTGACGCGGCATGAGCTGGCCTCCGTTGAGCCTGCGCTGGCGAACGTGGCGGAGAAACTAACCGGTGGGCTGCGTTTACCGCATGATGAGACGGGGGATTGTCAGCTGTTCACCCGTCAACTGGCGGCGATGGCTGCCGATGCGGGTGTCGCCTTTAAGCTGGGACGTAACATCCGCCAACTGCGGGTGGAAGGGCAAAACGTGACGGGCGTACAGTGCGACGATGAAATGATCGTGGCGGACGCTTATGTGATGGCCTGCGGTTCCTATTCAACGGGGCTGCTGCGCCAGTGGTTCGATATTCCGGTTTATCCGCTGAAAGGCTATTCACTGACGATTCCGCTGGCGGATGATGCCTCTGCACCGGTTTCTACCGTGTTGGATGAAACCTACAAAGTGGCAATAACCCGGTTTGATCGCCGCATCCGCGTTGGAGGAATGGCAGAGGTCGTAGGCTTTAATACCGATCTGAACCCTAAACGGCGTGAGACGCTGGAGATGGTGGTACGCGATCTGTACCCCCATTGCGGCCCGATTGAACAAGCGACATTCTGGACGGGGCTGCGCCCGATGACGCCAGACGGCACGCCACTGGTAGGGCGTTCACCGCTGAAAAATCTGTATCTGAATACCGGACATGGCACGTTAGGCTGGACCATGGCCTGCGGTTCAGGGAAGTTGTTGGCGGATATTCTGTCGAACAAATCACCGGAGATTGAGTCCGATGATTTGTCCGTGGAAAGGTATGCTCGTTAG
- a CDS encoding multidrug effflux MFS transporter — MQRFVLILLTLVLLGPLGIDIYLPLIPAIAVALNSPESLIQSTIALFILIMGLGQLLAGPLVDKYGRRPMALAGVVIYIIGAIMAALATNATLFVLSRLFQGMAVCCTAVAIFSSVRDKLNGDDAARTYGFLNGTLNIVPALAPLLGGLLAEAFGWRAPFWFLAGYSVLVLALVIRFLPETRPDSTLPVYGLPLRQYARLLSDRHFLGFASVNAGAMGMALTYVTFSPVVLMNQAQLTPLEFSIAFGANGFWIMLVSFFANRIIRKVGRPRCLAIGSLLMGSGFLSLLGGVLLLPDALQNTWPTYMLPVALACAGLAFLIGPSTSYALEPYSNEAGIASAMVGFVQMAGGAALGLMAMAIPLPSKISLALVMLCAALLAIRARLLTRHHKGSITSLPRN; from the coding sequence ATGCAACGATTTGTTCTGATCTTACTGACTCTGGTTCTACTCGGCCCTCTGGGTATCGACATCTATTTGCCGCTGATTCCTGCCATCGCCGTGGCGTTGAACAGCCCTGAATCGCTGATTCAATCCACCATCGCCCTGTTTATTCTGATCATGGGGTTAGGCCAGCTTCTGGCTGGGCCGCTGGTCGATAAGTACGGTCGCCGCCCTATGGCGCTGGCTGGCGTAGTTATCTATATCATCGGTGCCATCATGGCCGCGCTGGCGACCAACGCCACGCTATTCGTTCTCTCACGCCTTTTTCAGGGTATGGCCGTCTGCTGTACCGCCGTTGCCATTTTCAGCAGCGTGCGTGACAAGTTAAACGGTGACGATGCCGCCAGAACCTATGGCTTTCTCAACGGCACGCTGAATATTGTGCCAGCGCTGGCACCGCTCTTGGGCGGGCTGTTGGCCGAAGCCTTCGGCTGGCGTGCCCCCTTCTGGTTCCTCGCGGGCTACAGCGTTCTGGTTCTGGCACTCGTCATCCGCTTCCTGCCCGAAACGCGCCCAGACTCAACGTTGCCCGTGTACGGTTTGCCGCTGCGCCAATATGCGCGCCTGTTATCCGATCGCCATTTTCTGGGATTTGCCTCCGTCAACGCGGGCGCGATGGGAATGGCGTTAACCTATGTCACCTTTTCCCCTGTGGTCTTGATGAATCAGGCGCAGCTCACGCCGCTTGAATTTTCGATTGCCTTCGGCGCAAACGGCTTTTGGATCATGCTGGTCAGCTTTTTTGCGAACCGCATTATCCGCAAAGTCGGCCGGCCACGCTGTCTGGCTATCGGTAGCCTACTGATGGGCTCGGGTTTCCTTTCGCTGCTTGGTGGTGTTCTGCTCTTACCTGACGCGCTGCAAAACACCTGGCCGACCTACATGCTGCCCGTCGCGCTGGCCTGTGCCGGTCTGGCATTTTTGATCGGGCCCTCCACCAGCTATGCGCTGGAGCCTTATTCCAATGAGGCGGGGATTGCGTCGGCGATGGTAGGATTCGTGCAAATGGCGGGGGGGGCGGCGCTGGGGTTGATGGCGATGGCGATCCCTCTGCCATCAAAAATATCGCTGGCGCTAGTCATGCTCTGTGCCGCCCTGCTGGCAATACGCGCCCGCCTGCTCACACGGCACCACAAGGGCAGCATTACGTCACTGCCCCGTAATTAG
- a CDS encoding hemerythrin domain-containing protein: MNIDKFKHQHTEILESINTLRQLSQAGVTENAADIARAIVAMSSTIKLHLSAEDSVLYPSLQRSGDEQLTKMSKHYQDEMQTIAADYDAFSRRWNTASQLMGHDRDFRADANHVLRKVYERMQRENHDFYPRIETA; this comes from the coding sequence ATGAACATTGATAAATTCAAACACCAGCACACCGAGATACTCGAAAGCATTAATACCCTGCGCCAACTCTCCCAGGCAGGCGTGACGGAGAATGCTGCTGACATCGCCCGCGCCATCGTCGCCATGAGTTCAACCATCAAACTGCACCTTTCCGCAGAAGATAGCGTGCTTTACCCTTCGCTTCAGCGTAGCGGTGACGAACAGTTAACGAAAATGAGCAAGCATTATCAGGATGAAATGCAGACCATTGCCGCCGATTACGATGCATTTTCCCGTCGCTGGAATACGGCTTCACAGCTGATGGGTCACGACAGAGATTTCCGGGCTGATGCCAATCACGTATTGCGCAAAGTCTATGAGCGTATGCAGCGGGAGAACCATGATTTTTATCCCCGCATTGAAACGGCCTGA
- a CDS encoding YeaH/YhbH family protein — protein sequence MAYFIDRRLNGKNKSTVNRQRFLRRYKSQIKQSISEAINKRSVTDIESGESVSIPNADINEPMFHQGRGGRRHRVHPGNDHFVQNDKIERPQGGGSGGSGQGDASKDGEGEDEFVFQISKDEYLDLLFEDLALPNLKKTQHRQMTEYKTHRAGYTANGVPANISVVRSLQNSLARRMAMTAGKRRTLHELEETLEQLAHTEPAQLLEEERLRQEITELRQKIARVPFIDTFDLRYKNYERRAEPSSQAVMFCLMDVSGSMDQATKDMAKRFYILLYLFLSRNYKNVDVVYIRHHTQAKEVDEQEFFYSQETGGTIVSSALKLMEEVVRERYDPSQWNIYAAQASDGDNWADDSPLCHQILANQLLPMVRYYSYIEITRRSHQTLWREYETLRDTFDNFAMQHIRDQDDIYPVFRELFRKQTVGH from the coding sequence ATGGCCTATTTTATTGATCGACGGCTAAACGGCAAAAATAAAAGCACGGTGAACCGCCAACGCTTTTTGCGCCGCTATAAGTCGCAAATAAAACAGTCGATTTCCGAGGCCATTAATAAGCGTTCGGTGACCGACATCGAAAGCGGGGAGTCGGTGTCGATCCCCAATGCAGACATCAACGAACCGATGTTCCATCAGGGCCGTGGAGGACGCCGCCACCGCGTCCACCCGGGCAACGACCACTTCGTACAGAACGACAAAATCGAGCGGCCACAAGGAGGTGGCAGCGGTGGTTCCGGTCAGGGGGACGCCAGTAAAGATGGCGAAGGCGAGGATGAGTTTGTCTTTCAGATCTCCAAAGACGAATATCTGGACCTGCTGTTTGAAGATCTGGCGCTGCCTAACCTGAAGAAGACCCAGCATCGGCAGATGACCGAGTACAAAACGCACCGTGCCGGCTACACCGCTAACGGCGTTCCCGCCAATATTAGCGTGGTACGGTCGCTGCAAAACTCGCTGGCACGCCGTATGGCGATGACGGCGGGTAAACGCCGCACGCTGCATGAGTTGGAAGAGACGTTGGAACAGCTGGCGCATACCGAGCCCGCACAATTGCTGGAAGAGGAACGGCTGCGGCAGGAAATTACCGAACTGCGCCAGAAAATTGCACGCGTGCCGTTTATCGATACGTTTGACCTGCGCTACAAGAACTACGAGCGCCGAGCCGAGCCATCGAGTCAGGCCGTGATGTTTTGTTTGATGGACGTGTCCGGCTCCATGGATCAGGCGACGAAAGACATGGCGAAGCGCTTTTATATTCTGCTGTATCTGTTCCTCAGCAGAAATTACAAAAACGTCGACGTTGTCTATATTCGCCATCACACGCAGGCGAAAGAGGTCGATGAACAGGAGTTCTTCTACTCTCAGGAAACCGGCGGCACCATTGTCTCCAGTGCGTTAAAGCTGATGGAGGAAGTCGTACGCGAGCGCTACGATCCGTCACAGTGGAATATCTATGCGGCACAGGCATCGGATGGCGATAACTGGGCTGATGATTCACCGCTGTGCCACCAGATTTTGGCGAATCAGCTTCTGCCGATGGTGCGCTACTACAGCTATATTGAGATCACCCGGCGTTCACACCAGACGCTCTGGCGCGAATACGAAACGCTGCGCGATACATTCGATAATTTCGCTATGCAGCATATTCGCGATCAGGATGACATCTACCCTGTCTTCCGTGAACTTTTCCGTAAACAAACCGTAGGGCATTAG
- the yeaG gene encoding protein kinase YeaG yields the protein MNIFDHYRQRYDAAKDEEFTLQEFLTICQQDRNAYANAAERLLTAIGEPVMVDTAQESRMSRLFSNRVIARYPAFEEFYGMEEAIEQIVSYLKHAAQGLEEKKQILYLLGPVGGGKSSLAERLKALMQRVPIYILSANGERSPVNDHPLCLFNPLEDAAILEKEYAIPRRYLGTIMSPWAAKRLQEFGGDISKFKVVKVWPSILAQIGIAKTEPGDENNQDISALVGKVDIRKLEHYAQNDPDAYGYSGALCRANQGIMEFVEMFKAPIKVLHPLLTATQEGNYNGTEGIAALPFNGIILAHSNESEWVQFRNNKNNEAFLDRVYIVKVPYCLRVSEEVKIYDKLLNHSELTHAPCAPGTLETLARFSILSRLKDPENSSIYSKMRVYDGESLKDTDPKAKSYQEYRDYAGVDEGMNGLSTRFAFKILSRVFNFDHSEVAANPVHLFYVLEQQIEREQFPQELAEKYLEHLKGYLTPKYAEFIGKEIQTAYLESYSEYGQNIFDRYVTYADFWIQDQEYRDPDTGQLFDRESLNAELEKIEKPAGISNPKDFRNEIVNFVLRARANNSGRNPNWTSYEKLRTVIEKKMFSNTEELLPVISFNTKTSTDEQKKHDDFVDRMMEKGYTRKQVRLLCEWYLRVRKSS from the coding sequence ATGAACATATTTGATCACTACCGCCAGCGCTACGACGCTGCCAAGGACGAAGAGTTCACTCTGCAGGAATTCCTTACTATCTGTCAGCAGGATCGCAATGCTTATGCGAACGCGGCTGAACGATTGTTAACGGCTATCGGTGAGCCTGTAATGGTGGATACCGCCCAAGAATCACGAATGTCGCGCTTATTTTCGAACCGGGTGATTGCTCGCTACCCGGCTTTTGAAGAATTTTACGGTATGGAAGAGGCCATCGAACAGATTGTCTCTTACCTGAAGCATGCCGCGCAGGGATTGGAAGAGAAGAAACAGATTCTCTATCTGTTGGGGCCGGTTGGCGGCGGCAAATCCTCTCTGGCCGAACGTCTGAAAGCACTGATGCAGCGCGTACCCATTTATATCCTCAGCGCCAACGGCGAACGCAGCCCGGTGAATGACCACCCGCTCTGCCTGTTCAACCCGCTGGAAGATGCCGCAATACTCGAAAAAGAGTACGCCATTCCACGGCGCTATCTCGGCACCATCATGTCACCGTGGGCAGCCAAACGCCTCCAGGAATTTGGCGGCGATATTTCCAAATTCAAAGTCGTCAAAGTATGGCCATCGATTCTGGCGCAAATCGGGATCGCGAAAACCGAACCCGGCGATGAGAACAATCAGGATATTTCAGCGCTGGTCGGCAAGGTCGATATCCGCAAGCTGGAACATTATGCCCAAAACGATCCCGATGCCTACGGCTACTCTGGCGCATTGTGCCGCGCGAACCAGGGCATTATGGAATTCGTCGAGATGTTCAAAGCGCCGATCAAGGTGCTCCACCCGCTGCTGACCGCGACACAGGAAGGCAACTACAACGGGACGGAAGGTATTGCTGCCCTGCCGTTCAACGGGATTATTCTGGCGCACTCCAATGAATCCGAATGGGTGCAGTTCCGTAACAACAAGAACAATGAGGCGTTTCTTGACCGCGTGTACATCGTGAAGGTGCCATACTGCCTGCGCGTGTCCGAAGAGGTCAAAATTTACGACAAACTGCTGAACCACAGTGAGCTGACGCATGCGCCTTGTGCGCCCGGCACGCTGGAAACACTGGCTCGTTTCTCCATTCTGTCGCGTCTGAAAGACCCCGAAAACTCCAGCATCTACTCCAAGATGCGGGTTTATGACGGGGAAAGCCTGAAAGATACCGATCCGAAGGCGAAATCCTATCAGGAGTACCGCGATTACGCGGGCGTGGATGAAGGGATGAACGGCCTGTCGACCCGCTTCGCGTTCAAGATTCTGTCACGCGTCTTTAACTTCGATCACAGCGAAGTCGCGGCTAACCCGGTGCACCTGTTCTACGTACTGGAGCAGCAGATCGAACGTGAGCAGTTCCCGCAGGAGCTGGCAGAGAAATATCTGGAGCACCTGAAAGGCTATCTGACGCCGAAATACGCGGAGTTTATCGGTAAAGAGATCCAAACCGCCTATCTTGAATCCTATTCCGAATACGGCCAGAACATTTTTGACCGTTATGTTACCTATGCGGATTTCTGGATTCAGGATCAGGAGTACCGTGACCCGGATACTGGCCAGCTGTTTGACCGTGAATCGCTAAACGCCGAGCTGGAAAAGATCGAGAAGCCTGCGGGCATCAGCAACCCTAAAGACTTCCGTAACGAGATCGTCAACTTTGTCCTGCGCGCCCGTGCCAATAACAGCGGCCGGAATCCAAACTGGACGAGTTATGAAAAACTGCGCACGGTCATCGAGAAGAAGATGTTCTCCAACACCGAAGAGCTGCTGCCAGTGATTTCGTTTAATACCAAAACCTCAACGGATGAACAGAAAAAACATGATGACTTCGTCGATCGTATGATGGAGAAAGGCTACACCCGGAAGCAGGTACGTTTGCTGTGCGAATGGTATCTGCGGGTGAGGAAATCATCATAA
- a CDS encoding MipA/OmpV family protein gives MKKPQLCMLAALISGAVLLPSAYAADVSLGLGAAGSTSVYRGVDNDVYPLPVLNYESENFYFRGLGGGYYLWNDGANRLSLTAYYLPLGFKPGDSDDLRMKQLDKRRGTLMAGAAYRHIADWGEIRTVLAGDTLDYSNGFAWDTAYLYRFSMGDLSITPGIGATWFSENMNQYYYGVSAQESARSGFNQYSPGDGWAPYLELSAGYQINQSWSAWAVGRYTRLSDEMKDSPIVDSSHSILMSAGVSYRF, from the coding sequence GTGAAAAAACCTCAACTATGTATGCTGGCCGCACTGATTTCTGGTGCCGTGCTCCTGCCTTCAGCCTATGCCGCAGATGTCTCTCTGGGCCTTGGCGCTGCGGGTTCAACGTCCGTGTACCGTGGTGTTGATAATGACGTTTATCCGCTTCCTGTACTGAATTATGAAAGTGAAAATTTTTATTTCCGCGGGCTGGGTGGTGGATACTACCTGTGGAATGACGGCGCAAATCGTCTCTCTTTAACGGCTTACTACCTGCCTTTAGGGTTTAAACCGGGAGATAGCGACGATCTGCGTATGAAGCAGTTAGATAAACGCCGCGGTACGCTGATGGCGGGTGCGGCCTATCGTCATATCGCCGACTGGGGCGAAATTCGTACTGTGCTGGCAGGTGATACGCTGGATTACAGCAACGGTTTCGCGTGGGATACCGCCTATCTTTATCGCTTCTCAATGGGCGATCTGAGCATCACCCCTGGTATCGGCGCCACCTGGTTTAGTGAAAACATGAACCAGTATTACTACGGCGTTAGCGCACAGGAATCCGCGCGTTCCGGCTTTAACCAGTATAGTCCTGGTGATGGCTGGGCCCCGTATCTTGAACTGAGCGCCGGTTATCAGATTAACCAAAGCTGGAGCGCCTGGGCCGTGGGTCGTTACACACGTTTGTCTGACGAAATGAAGGACAGCCCGATTGTCGATAGTAGCCACAGCATCTTAATGAGCGCAGGCGTCAGCTACCGCTTCTGA